The region AGAAGACCTGGTTCAGGTACCATTCCAGGATCTGGTCGTCGCTGTACTTGCGCTTCAGCTCGATGGCCAGGATGACCTCTTTGACCTTGCGGCCGATCGTCCGCTCGTGCCGCTCTTTCTCCGGGATGTAGACGTTCTTGACGAGCTGCTGGGTGATGGAACTGCCGCCGCTGCCCTTGAACCAGCCGGGCCCGAAGGGCGTGAGGTTTTCCAGGGCCGCCCGAACGACGCCACGCACGTTGATGCCCGGGTTGTCGTAGAAGCTGGCGTCCTCGGTGGAGATGGTGGCCTGGATGAGCCAGGGAGATATCTCGGAGAGGGGCACAGGGTTGCTCAGCCCCGATAGGGGATCGACGAACTCGTATAGCTGGGTACCGTAGCG is a window of Armatimonadota bacterium DNA encoding:
- a CDS encoding biosynthetic peptidoglycan transglycosylase; translation: MAARRPYIRRRLRRLNGNGKRSGAPMWVWLMAFAGLLFLTLLIAGGGVALAVYQHYTHDLDPPDQALAKTGSAGSRVYDRYGTQLYEFVDPLSGLSNPVPLSEISPWLIQATISTEDASFYDNPGINVRGVVRAALENLTPFGPGWFKGSGGSSITQQLVKNVYIPEKERHERTIGRKVKEVILAIELKRKYSDDQILEWYLNQVF